One Microcoleus sp. AS-A8 DNA window includes the following coding sequences:
- a CDS encoding SpoIIE family protein phosphatase → MSQADQSRLKLMVVDDEPDNLDLLYRTFRRDFQVFKADGAVSALNLLKTQGEMAVIISDQRMPLMNGTEFLSKTVDRFPDTIRILLTGYTDVEDLVEAINSGKVFKYITKPWNPEHLKAVVQQAADTYRVLKQRTHELRRALRREELFNVVTTAIRESLDYKSMLQTVVTMIGRNFEATGCLLQPVDGEQLLPESFFYQADTEAASCSIPHTASILQRVLETQKTEIVHDNTQGHPSVYLVVPLIFQQQIMAVLSLYQQGSEHPWKPEDIQLIESVGEQAALAISQAKLYQSTLLMAQQMRDELQVARQIQNNLLRQSWPEVQGAQVQAHCYPAREVGGDFFEVYVHPQGDVWLAVGDVSGKGVPAALFMASAISILRRELAQESSPEPEIVMRNLNSIMSDDLFSTNCFITMVLARYTPTTRQFVYANSGHIYPIVWSHRLVVEQQSTSEKNVTVEPNYLKVRGVPLGILPIWKANAGILTLNPGDIVLLTSDGITEATVIETLARSGFTKNEESRTNSMLGSPGLWQLLLEEPEPFDLTNLLAHIRERTNNVQEDDQTILSLEVL, encoded by the coding sequence ATGAGTCAGGCAGATCAAAGCAGACTTAAACTAATGGTGGTGGACGACGAGCCTGACAACCTGGATTTGCTGTATAGAACATTCCGACGAGATTTTCAAGTCTTCAAAGCGGATGGGGCTGTGAGTGCTCTGAACTTGTTGAAAACTCAAGGGGAGATGGCTGTGATTATTTCTGATCAGCGGATGCCCCTGATGAACGGAACAGAATTCTTAAGCAAGACCGTTGACCGTTTCCCTGATACTATTCGCATTCTGTTAACGGGGTACACTGATGTTGAAGATTTGGTGGAAGCGATTAACTCAGGCAAGGTGTTTAAATACATTACCAAGCCTTGGAATCCCGAACATCTTAAAGCAGTTGTTCAACAAGCCGCCGATACCTACCGAGTCCTGAAGCAAAGAACCCATGAACTTCGCCGCGCCTTGCGACGAGAAGAACTCTTTAATGTGGTGACAACGGCGATTCGCGAGTCACTCGACTATAAGAGTATGCTGCAAACGGTTGTCACCATGATTGGTCGCAATTTTGAGGCAACGGGTTGCCTGCTACAACCTGTAGATGGTGAGCAACTGCTCCCAGAGTCTTTCTTTTACCAAGCGGATACGGAAGCCGCCTCCTGCTCGATTCCCCATACCGCATCAATTCTGCAACGTGTCCTAGAAACTCAAAAAACAGAGATTGTTCACGACAACACACAGGGGCATCCTTCGGTGTACCTTGTCGTTCCCCTAATTTTCCAACAACAAATCATGGCGGTTTTGTCTCTCTACCAGCAAGGGAGCGAACACCCTTGGAAGCCTGAAGACATTCAGCTCATTGAGTCGGTAGGTGAGCAGGCGGCTTTAGCGATTTCCCAGGCTAAACTTTACCAAAGTACGCTGTTGATGGCTCAGCAAATGCGTGATGAGCTACAAGTGGCTCGTCAAATTCAAAACAACCTGCTGCGTCAAAGTTGGCCGGAGGTTCAAGGTGCTCAGGTGCAAGCCCACTGCTATCCAGCACGAGAGGTGGGTGGCGATTTTTTTGAAGTTTACGTTCATCCTCAGGGGGATGTGTGGCTAGCCGTGGGCGATGTTTCTGGCAAGGGTGTTCCAGCCGCCCTATTCATGGCTAGTGCGATTTCTATCTTGCGGCGGGAACTGGCTCAAGAATCCTCTCCAGAACCGGAAATTGTGATGCGAAATCTCAATAGCATCATGTCCGATGATTTGTTCAGCACCAACTGCTTCATCACGATGGTACTGGCTCGTTATACGCCAACAACACGGCAGTTCGTTTACGCCAATTCCGGTCACATTTATCCCATTGTTTGGTCTCACCGCTTGGTTGTTGAGCAGCAAAGCACATCTGAAAAAAATGTGACAGTGGAGCCTAATTATCTGAAAGTTCGTGGCGTTCCCCTAGGAATTTTACCGATTTGGAAGGCCAACGCCGGAATTTTAACGTTAAATCCTGGTGACATCGTACTGTTAACTAGTGATGGCATCACAGAGGCAACGGTTATCGAAACGCTGGCCAGAAGTGGCTTTACTAAAAATGAGGAATCACGAACCAATTCAATGCTTGGATCACCGGGGCTTTGGCAACTCCTGCTGGAGGAGCCAGAGCCTTTTGACCTCACCAATTTATTAGCTCATATCCGAGAACGCACGAACAATGTTCAGGAAGATGACCAAACTATCCTTTCTCTGGAGGTTCTGTAA
- a CDS encoding response regulator transcription factor, which yields MSKIRVALIEDHDLTRVGIRTALQQRSEIEFVGEAANAAEGLNLLETSRPDIGIVDIGLPDMDGIELTRRFKDARAADEETQTRILVLTLQDNEDAVLAAFAAGADSYCMKNISFDNLLEAIQVTNEGNAWIDPAIAKIVLKKTKSMDRGAETAAALKTVTINATESEYSKLIEADPLTERELEVLQLIVEGCSNAAIAERLYITVGTVKTHVRNILNKLCADDRTQAAVRALRSGLVG from the coding sequence ATGAGTAAAATTCGTGTTGCTCTCATTGAAGACCATGACCTAACACGGGTCGGGATTAGAACAGCGCTGCAACAGCGTAGTGAAATTGAATTTGTGGGTGAGGCCGCCAATGCGGCTGAAGGTCTGAACTTATTGGAAACGTCCAGACCGGATATCGGGATCGTTGACATTGGTCTTCCCGATATGGATGGGATTGAATTGACAAGGCGCTTTAAAGATGCTAGGGCTGCGGATGAGGAGACTCAAACCCGAATTCTGGTACTGACGTTGCAGGATAACGAAGACGCTGTGTTAGCGGCTTTCGCGGCTGGTGCTGATTCTTACTGCATGAAAAATATCAGCTTTGATAATTTACTAGAAGCGATACAAGTCACCAACGAAGGGAATGCTTGGATTGATCCGGCGATCGCTAAAATTGTTCTGAAGAAAACCAAGTCCATGGACAGGGGGGCAGAGACGGCAGCGGCACTCAAAACCGTGACGATCAACGCCACTGAATCGGAATATAGCAAATTGATTGAAGCTGACCCCTTGACAGAGCGGGAATTAGAGGTTTTGCAGCTAATCGTTGAAGGTTGCAGTAATGCCGCGATCGCTGAAAGACTATACATCACGGTCGGTACCGTCAAAACTCATGTCCGGAATATCTTGAATAAGCTGTGTGCTGATGACCGAACACAAGCGGCTGTCCGCGCCCTTCGTTCGGGCTTGGTGGGTTAA
- a CDS encoding PAS domain-containing protein yields MDISFNPNLSTSGNDFDDLQNPQSLARRLETSEARIYGLLATLPQIVWLAQVNGSVTNFNPRWYEYTGLTASESLGWGFLKAIHSEDRDGLRQSYLASAVAGGPMASNREEGDPIECRIRGSDGTYRWFIGQRRPVRDTQGQVLEWVAIYTLKDQPLYPINNSVSDPGGGEWGIDPSGQRARAAAFALFPFVSSPSYPDVPLGCQDAKSSGRRIELTPLLGTDTPPPATLSRRESTLGDTPQSGQHRRRNWVNELSHTIIWETDATTEHFTFVSHSAEQVLGYPVEHWLEKPDFWVNLIHPEDRQWTVAVCRKKMVQDRDYELEYRCLTADQRVVWLRDRAYVIRDEQGRVQKRRGLMVDITFAKQAEVELQVRLRQQAAIAQLGQQALLRTPLSTLMDECLALICQILGVEYCLVWEWLPNDNTLKLRAGVGWRDGLVGQALIDASANTQAGYTLQSGQPVVVENLCNETRFQGSPLLHEHGIRSGLSVIMGGTSLSRQPQGDQEIRNAALVSQQEPHNSSSQIEPTTFTPSLLPQSPLPSSLQRRSPSELNCATLSPQPWGVLAAHTSRQRVFSQSDVDFLQSVANVLAGAMQSQQTDAALDEATAQLAQTAAALEKRCKELDEFAYITSHDLKAPLRAIANLSQWIEEDIANQLNPENLHQLQLLRGRVYRLESLIEGLLQYSRAGRLKSEPQDVDVALLLKQVIDTLNPPAQFMITVAPEMPTLLTERLPLEQVFTQLIDNAIKHHPLVDGTVKIGVQEQSDAYEFTVVDDGLGIAPQFHERVFGIFQTLQAKDTLESTGLGLAIVKRIVEGKGGTIRLESQEGQGATFYFTWPKVLR; encoded by the coding sequence ATGGATATATCCTTTAATCCCAATTTATCTACCTCTGGCAACGATTTTGACGATTTGCAAAATCCCCAGAGCCTTGCTCGACGCCTAGAGACCAGTGAAGCCAGAATCTACGGTCTTCTGGCCACCCTACCTCAAATTGTTTGGCTGGCACAAGTCAATGGCTCAGTCACTAATTTTAACCCCCGTTGGTATGAGTATACCGGTTTAACAGCCTCAGAATCACTGGGCTGGGGATTTCTCAAGGCCATACATTCAGAAGACCGTGATGGCTTGCGGCAGAGCTATCTCGCCAGCGCTGTCGCGGGTGGGCCGATGGCGTCCAACCGGGAGGAAGGCGACCCAATTGAATGCCGCATTCGTGGCTCAGACGGGACTTACCGCTGGTTTATTGGGCAACGAAGGCCAGTCAGGGATACACAGGGTCAAGTTTTAGAATGGGTGGCTATTTACACCCTCAAGGATCAGCCTCTTTACCCCATCAACAATAGCGTTTCTGATCCGGGGGGAGGGGAGTGGGGCATCGACCCTTCAGGGCAGAGGGCAAGGGCAGCTGCCTTCGCCCTTTTTCCTTTTGTCAGTTCTCCCAGCTACCCAGACGTCCCTCTGGGTTGCCAAGATGCAAAATCCTCTGGGCGACGAATTGAACTCACTCCCCTGTTAGGGACAGACACTCCGCCACCAGCGACATTATCCCGGAGGGAATCAACCTTAGGTGACACCCCTCAGTCCGGTCAACACCGCCGTCGAAATTGGGTCAATGAACTGTCTCACACCATTATTTGGGAAACGGATGCCACAACCGAACACTTTACCTTTGTCAGCCACAGTGCGGAGCAGGTATTGGGTTATCCAGTGGAGCACTGGCTGGAAAAGCCGGATTTTTGGGTGAATTTGATTCATCCCGAAGATCGGCAGTGGACTGTGGCGGTATGCCGTAAGAAAATGGTTCAAGACCGAGATTATGAATTGGAGTATCGATGTTTAACCGCCGATCAGCGAGTCGTCTGGTTGCGCGATCGCGCCTATGTGATTCGTGACGAACAGGGACGGGTACAAAAGCGTCGTGGGCTGATGGTGGATATTACCTTTGCCAAGCAAGCGGAAGTCGAACTGCAAGTGCGTCTTCGTCAGCAAGCCGCGATCGCCCAACTCGGTCAACAGGCGCTCTTGCGTACCCCCTTGTCTACCCTCATGGACGAATGCCTTGCTCTAATCTGCCAAATCCTAGGAGTTGAGTATTGTCTAGTGTGGGAATGGCTTCCTAATGACAATACCTTGAAACTCCGAGCCGGCGTCGGATGGCGGGATGGGTTAGTCGGGCAAGCGCTAATTGACGCCAGCGCCAATACACAGGCGGGTTATACCCTGCAATCAGGTCAACCGGTGGTTGTGGAAAACCTGTGCAACGAAACCCGCTTTCAAGGTTCACCCTTGCTTCACGAGCATGGCATTCGCAGTGGTCTTAGTGTGATTATGGGGGGAACGTCCTTGTCCCGACAACCGCAAGGAGATCAGGAGATAAGGAATGCAGCTTTAGTGAGCCAACAAGAGCCACACAATTCCTCAAGTCAAATTGAACCCACCACTTTCACCCCGTCCCTCCTCCCTCAATCGCCGTTACCCTCCTCTCTCCAACGACGGTCCCCCTCGGAACTCAATTGTGCAACATTATCCCCTCAACCCTGGGGCGTTTTAGCGGCTCACACGAGTAGACAACGGGTGTTTAGCCAGAGTGATGTGGATTTTCTCCAGTCTGTCGCTAACGTCCTAGCCGGAGCCATGCAGTCTCAGCAAACCGATGCAGCCCTCGACGAGGCCACAGCCCAACTGGCTCAAACCGCAGCGGCCTTAGAAAAGCGCTGCAAAGAACTTGACGAATTTGCCTATATCACCTCTCATGATTTAAAAGCACCGCTACGTGCGATCGCGAATTTATCGCAGTGGATTGAGGAAGATATTGCCAACCAACTCAACCCAGAAAACCTGCATCAACTCCAACTGCTACGGGGAAGAGTTTACCGCTTAGAATCCCTGATCGAGGGTCTATTGCAGTATTCTCGTGCAGGACGCCTGAAATCAGAGCCACAAGATGTGGATGTTGCCTTGTTGTTAAAACAAGTGATCGATACCTTGAATCCACCGGCTCAATTTATGATTACCGTTGCGCCAGAAATGCCCACGCTGCTCACGGAGCGCTTACCCCTTGAGCAAGTCTTTACTCAGCTGATTGACAATGCGATTAAACACCACCCCTTAGTAGATGGAACGGTGAAGATTGGCGTTCAGGAGCAATCCGATGCTTATGAGTTTACGGTGGTCGATGATGGTTTGGGCATCGCGCCTCAGTTTCATGAAAGAGTGTTTGGCATCTTTCAGACGCTACAAGCCAAGGACACCCTAGAGAGCACAGGGTTAGGCTTAGCGATCGTCAAACGCATTGTAGAAGGCAAAGGAGGTACCATCCGTTTAGAATCTCAAGAAGGTCAGGGTGCAACATTTTATTTCACCTGGCCCAAGGTGTTGCGCTGA